From the genome of Carassius auratus strain Wakin chromosome 26, ASM336829v1, whole genome shotgun sequence, one region includes:
- the LOC113044008 gene encoding UTP--glucose-1-phosphate uridylyltransferase-like isoform X2, which produces MAEFQEKLRLQHENSMHTELEKLLTTAKPSEAEISRKDFEGFKQLFHHFLQEKGPSVDWAKIQRPPEGSIQPYEKIKLKGLPADVASSLNKLAVVKLNGGLGTSMGCKGPKSLISVRNENTFLDLTVQQIEHLNKSYNADVPLVLMNSFNTDEDTKKILQKYSHHRVKIHTFNQSRYPRINKESLLPVATNMGLTGENEEAWYPPGHGDIYASFFNSGLLDKLIAEGKEYIFVSNIDNLGATVDLHILNHLMSQPSDKRCEFVMEVTDKTRADVKGGTLTQYDGKLRLLEIAQVPKAHVDEFKSVTKFKIFNTNNLWISLPAIKRLHEKNAMDMEIIVNPKTLDGGLNVIQLETAVGAAMKSFDNALGINVPRSRFLPVKTTSDLLLVMSNLYSMNAGSLTMSPKREFPTTPHVKLGSSFTKVQDFLKRIESIPDMLELDHLTVSGDVTFGKQVTLKGTVIIIANHGDRIDIPAGAMLENKIVSGNLRILDH; this is translated from the exons ATGGCAGAGTTTCAGGAGAAGCTGAGATTGCAGCATGAGAACTCCATGCACACAGAGCTGGAGAAGCTCCTGACCACTGCCAAGCCATCAGAGGCGGAG ATCTCCAGGAAAGACTTTGAGGGCTTCAAGCAGCTCTTTCACCATTTCCTTCAGGAGAAGGGGCCGTCTGTTGACTGGGCCAAGATCCAGAGACCACCCGAAGGCTCG ATTCAGCCCTATGAGAAGATCAAGTTGAAGGGTCTTCCTGCCGATGTGGCATCCAGTCTTAATAAGCTGGCTGTGGTGAAGCTCAATGGAGGTCTGGGGACCAGCATGGGCTGCAAAGGACCCAAAAGTCTCATCAGCGTCCGCAACGAAAACACTTTCCTGGACCTGACCGTACAGCAGATCGAG catTTGAATAAGTCGTATAATGCAGACGTGCCACTGGTGCTGATGAATTCCTTCAACACAGATGAAGACACCAAGAAGATCCTGCAGAAGTACTCACATCACCGCGTCAAGATCCACACCTTCAACCAGAGCAG GTATCCCAGGATCAATAAGGAGTCGTTGTTACCCGTGGCCACTAACATGGGCCTGACGGGTGAGAATGAAGAGGCCTGGTACCCACCCGGGCACGGAGACATCTACGCCAGCTTCTTCAACTCCGGCCTGCTGGACAAGCTGATCGCAGAAGGGAAAGAGTACATCTTTGTGTCCAACATTGACAACCTGGGAGCCACGGTGGACCTGCACATCTTGAACCACCTGATGAGCCAGCCCAGTGACAAACGCTGCGAATTTGTCATGGAGGTCACCGATAAGACACGAGCTGACGTGAAG GGTGGCACGCTGACACAGTACGATGGTAAACTGAGGCTGCTGGAGATTGCACAGGTGCCCAAAGCTCACGTAGATGAGTTTAAATCAGTCACCAAGTTCAAGATCTTCAACACCAACAACTTGTGGATCAGCCTGCCGGCCATTAAAAGGCTTCACGAAAAGAATGCCATGGACATGGAGATCATTGTCAACCCTAAG ACTCTCGACGGCGGTCTGAACGTCATTCAGCTGGAGACGGCTGTGGGCGCTGCCATGAAGAGCTTCGACAACGCGCTCGGCATCAACGTGCCCCGCAGCCGCTTCCTACCCGTCAAAACCACCTCGGACCTCCTCCTGGTCATGTCCAACCTGTACAGCATGAACGCAGGCTCTCTGACCATGAGCCCCAAGAGAGAGTTTCCCACAACACCTCACGTCAAACTGGGCAGCTCCTTCACTAAA GTTCAAGACTTCCTGAAAAGGATTGAGAGCATCCCAGACATGCTGGAGCTGGATCACCTGACCGTATCAGGAGATGTCACCTTCGGAAAACAAGTCACACTCAAG GGAACGGTTATCATTATCGCTAATCATGGAGATAGAATCGACATCCCGGCCGGAGCGATGCTGGAGAACAAGATCGTTTCTGGAAACCTGCGCATCCTGGACCACTGA
- the LOC113044008 gene encoding UTP--glucose-1-phosphate uridylyltransferase-like isoform X1, giving the protein MSFVADLYRISPNAGMAEFQEKLRLQHENSMHTELEKLLTTAKPSEAEISRKDFEGFKQLFHHFLQEKGPSVDWAKIQRPPEGSIQPYEKIKLKGLPADVASSLNKLAVVKLNGGLGTSMGCKGPKSLISVRNENTFLDLTVQQIEHLNKSYNADVPLVLMNSFNTDEDTKKILQKYSHHRVKIHTFNQSRYPRINKESLLPVATNMGLTGENEEAWYPPGHGDIYASFFNSGLLDKLIAEGKEYIFVSNIDNLGATVDLHILNHLMSQPSDKRCEFVMEVTDKTRADVKGGTLTQYDGKLRLLEIAQVPKAHVDEFKSVTKFKIFNTNNLWISLPAIKRLHEKNAMDMEIIVNPKTLDGGLNVIQLETAVGAAMKSFDNALGINVPRSRFLPVKTTSDLLLVMSNLYSMNAGSLTMSPKREFPTTPHVKLGSSFTKVQDFLKRIESIPDMLELDHLTVSGDVTFGKQVTLKGTVIIIANHGDRIDIPAGAMLENKIVSGNLRILDH; this is encoded by the exons ATGTCTTTTGTTGCTG ATCTGTATAGAATCAGCCCTAATGCAGGGATGGCAGAGTTTCAGGAGAAGCTGAGATTGCAGCATGAGAACTCCATGCACACAGAGCTGGAGAAGCTCCTGACCACTGCCAAGCCATCAGAGGCGGAG ATCTCCAGGAAAGACTTTGAGGGCTTCAAGCAGCTCTTTCACCATTTCCTTCAGGAGAAGGGGCCGTCTGTTGACTGGGCCAAGATCCAGAGACCACCCGAAGGCTCG ATTCAGCCCTATGAGAAGATCAAGTTGAAGGGTCTTCCTGCCGATGTGGCATCCAGTCTTAATAAGCTGGCTGTGGTGAAGCTCAATGGAGGTCTGGGGACCAGCATGGGCTGCAAAGGACCCAAAAGTCTCATCAGCGTCCGCAACGAAAACACTTTCCTGGACCTGACCGTACAGCAGATCGAG catTTGAATAAGTCGTATAATGCAGACGTGCCACTGGTGCTGATGAATTCCTTCAACACAGATGAAGACACCAAGAAGATCCTGCAGAAGTACTCACATCACCGCGTCAAGATCCACACCTTCAACCAGAGCAG GTATCCCAGGATCAATAAGGAGTCGTTGTTACCCGTGGCCACTAACATGGGCCTGACGGGTGAGAATGAAGAGGCCTGGTACCCACCCGGGCACGGAGACATCTACGCCAGCTTCTTCAACTCCGGCCTGCTGGACAAGCTGATCGCAGAAGGGAAAGAGTACATCTTTGTGTCCAACATTGACAACCTGGGAGCCACGGTGGACCTGCACATCTTGAACCACCTGATGAGCCAGCCCAGTGACAAACGCTGCGAATTTGTCATGGAGGTCACCGATAAGACACGAGCTGACGTGAAG GGTGGCACGCTGACACAGTACGATGGTAAACTGAGGCTGCTGGAGATTGCACAGGTGCCCAAAGCTCACGTAGATGAGTTTAAATCAGTCACCAAGTTCAAGATCTTCAACACCAACAACTTGTGGATCAGCCTGCCGGCCATTAAAAGGCTTCACGAAAAGAATGCCATGGACATGGAGATCATTGTCAACCCTAAG ACTCTCGACGGCGGTCTGAACGTCATTCAGCTGGAGACGGCTGTGGGCGCTGCCATGAAGAGCTTCGACAACGCGCTCGGCATCAACGTGCCCCGCAGCCGCTTCCTACCCGTCAAAACCACCTCGGACCTCCTCCTGGTCATGTCCAACCTGTACAGCATGAACGCAGGCTCTCTGACCATGAGCCCCAAGAGAGAGTTTCCCACAACACCTCACGTCAAACTGGGCAGCTCCTTCACTAAA GTTCAAGACTTCCTGAAAAGGATTGAGAGCATCCCAGACATGCTGGAGCTGGATCACCTGACCGTATCAGGAGATGTCACCTTCGGAAAACAAGTCACACTCAAG GGAACGGTTATCATTATCGCTAATCATGGAGATAGAATCGACATCCCGGCCGGAGCGATGCTGGAGAACAAGATCGTTTCTGGAAACCTGCGCATCCTGGACCACTGA
- the LOC113044009 gene encoding malate dehydrogenase, cytoplasmic-like — MAEPIRVLVTGAAGQIAYSLLYSIAKGDVFGKDQPIILVLLDITPMLPVLDGVVMELQDCALPLLREVIPTDKVEVGFKDLDAAILVGSMPRKEGMERKDLLKANVAIFKTQGEALEKYAKKTVKVLVVGNPANTNCLIASKSAPSIPKENFSCLTRLDHNRARSQVAMRVGVSSDSVKNVIIWGNHSSTQYPDVHHAIVNLHGKEMSGFDAVNDESWLKGDFITTVQQRGAAVIKARKLSSAMSAAKAICDHMRDIWFGTPDGEWVSMGVYSTGNSYGVPNDLMYSFPVMIKNKTWKVVDGLSINDFSRGKMDATAAELVDERDTAVTFLGA, encoded by the exons ATG gCCGAACCGATCCGTGTGCTGGTGACTGGCGCAGCCGGACAGATCGCGTATTCTCTGCTCTACAGCATTGCTAAAGGAGATGTGTTCGGCAAGGATCAG CCAATCATCTTGGTGCTTCTGGATATCACTCCCATGCTGCCCGTGCTGGATGGAGTCGTCATGGAGCTGCAGGACTGTGCTCTTCCTCTTCTGAGGG AGGTGATTCCCACTGATAAGGTTGAGGTGGGCTTCAAGGATCTTGACGCTGCCATCTTGGTGGGATCTATGCCCAGAAAGGAGGGCATGGAGAGGAAGGACCTACTGAAGGCTAACGTGGCCATTTTTAAAACCCAAGGTGAAGCACTGGAGAAGTACGCCAAGAAGACCGTCAAG GTGCTAGTTGTCGGAAACCCAGCCAACACCAACTGTTTGATCGCCTCCAAATCTGCTCCCTCCATTCCCAAGGAGAACTTCTCCTGCCTGACCCGTCTGGACCATAACAGGGCCCGCTCTCAG GTGGCGATGCGTGTTGGCGTGTCCTCTGACAGTGTGAAGAATGTGATCATCTGGGGAAATCACTCCTCAACTCAGTACCCAGATGTGCACCATGCTATCGTGAACCTTCATGGGAAGGAGATGTCAGGTTTTGATGCAGTGAATGACGAAAGCTGGCTGAAGGGTGACTTCATCACC ACGGTGCAGCAGAGAGGTGCAGCTGTCATCAAGGCCAGGAAGCTCTCCAGTGCGATGTCCGCTGCCAAAGCCATCTGTGACCACATGAGGGACATCTGGTTCGGCACTCCAGAT GGTGAGTGGGTGTCAATGGGCGTCTACTCCACTGGTAATTCCTATGGTGTTCCTAATGACCTCATGTACTCCTTCCCTGTTATGATCAAG AACAAGACCTGGAAGGTGGTTGACGGACTCTCCATCAATGATTTCTCCCGCGGTAAGATGGATGCCACCGCCGCTGAGCTGGTAGATGAGAGAGACACGGCGGTCACCTTCCTTGGAGCATGA